Part of the Geodermatophilus obscurus DSM 43160 genome is shown below.
CTCGGGCAGCTCGGTGACGGCTCCGTCGGCGGCCAGGACGACGGCGGCGTTCTCGGCCCGGCCGAACACCCGGCCGCCGGAGACGTCGTTGACCACGAGCAGGTCGCAGCCCTTGCGGGCCAGCTTGGCACGGGCGTGGGTGAGGACGTCGGCGTCGTCGTCCCCCGTCTCGGCGGCGAAGCCGACGACCAGCTGCCCGGTGGGGCGCTTGGTGACCAGCTCGGCGAGGACGTCGGGGTTGCGCACCAGCGGCACCGCGTCGGGCTCGCCGGCGCTGCCCTTCTTGAGCTTGGCCGCGGCGACGGACGCCGGCCGGAAGTCGGCGACCGCGGCGGCCATGACGACGACGTCGGCGTCCGCCGACTCGGCGAGCACCGCGGTCCGCAGCTCCTCGGCCGTGCCGACCCCGACGACGCGGACGCCGAAGGGCGCCGGCAGCTCGACGTTGGCCGCGACGAGCACGACCTCGGCGCCGCGGGCGGCGGCGACCCGGGCCAGCGCCCAACCTTGCTTCCCGGACGAGCGGTTGCCCAGGTAGCGGACCGGGTCCAGCGGCTCCCGGGTGCCCCCGGCGCTGACGACGACGCGGCGGCCGGCCAGGTCGGGGGCCAGGGCGGCCGGGCCCGCGGTGAGCACGACCGAGGCGAGCGCGGCGATGTCGGCCGGCTCGGGCAGCCGGCCGGGACCGGAGTCCGGGCCGGTGAGCCGGCCGACGGCGGGTGGCAGCACGATCGCGCCGCGGCGGCGCAGCATGGCGACGTTGTCCTGGGTGGCCGGGTGCAGCCACATCTCGGTGTGCATGGCCGGGGCGAACACGACCGGGCAGTGCGCGGTCAGCAGGCTCGCGGCGAGCAGGTCGTCGGCCCGGCCGGCGGCGGCCCGGGCGAGCAGGTCGGCGGTGGCCGGCGCGACGACGACGAGGTCGGCGGTCTGCCCGATGCGGACGTGCGCCACCTCGTCGACGTCGGACCAGACGTCGGTGGTCACGGGGTTGCCCGACAGCGCCTCGAACGTGGCCGCACCGACGAAGTGCAGTGCGGCCGGCGTCGGGACGACGCGGACGTCGTGCCCCGCCTCGGTGAACGCGCGCACCAGCAGGGCGGCCTTGTACGCGGCCACGCCCCCGGCGACGCCCAGCACGATCCGGCTCATGCGGTCATCCTCCCGACACGAGAACGCACCCGGCAGCGACTGCCGGGTGCGTTCTCACCGTTCTGGGTGGCCTCGTCCAGGGTCCCGCCCCGAGCCTGCGAGGGGGGTGGGAGGACGAGGTCCTTCCTCAGTTCTCGCCGGCGGTGTGGGTCAGCAGACCCTCGTTGATCTCGCGCAGGGCGATCGAGAGCGGCTTCTCCTGCGGGGCGGTGTCGACCAGCGGGCCGACGTACTCCAGCAGGCCCTCGGAGAGCTGGCTGTAGTAGGCGTTGATCTGGCGCGCGCGCTTGGCGGCGAAGATCACCAGGCCGTACTTGCTGCTGGTGCGCTCGAGCAGCTCGTCGATCGGCGGGTTGGTGATGCCCTCAGGGGCAGGTGCGACTCCGGACACGGGCGGGCGTGCTCCTCAGCTCGTTCGGCGGGAGTGACGGGCGGCGGTGCCGGGCCCCGTCACTCGGGTGCGCCGCTGCTCCGGAGGGACCTGGGCGACGGCGCAGTCAGCCATCCTACCAACTCGTCAGCAGCCCGGGCGACGTCGTCGTTGACGACCACCACGTCGAACTCCCCGGCGGCGTCCAGCTCGGCCTGCGCGATCCTCAGCCGCTCCTCCTGGACCGCCGGCGGCTCGGAGCCCCGGCCGGCCAGCCGGCTCTCCAGCTCGGCCCAGGACGGCGGGGCGAGGAACACCAGCTGGGCGTCGGCCTCGCGGGCCCGGACCTGCCGGGCGCCCTGCAGCTCGATCTCCAGCAGCGCCGGCGCGCCGGCGGCGAGTCGCTCGCGCACGGGGGCGGCCGGCGTGCCGTAGCGGTTGCCGGCGTACTCGGCCCACTCGAGCAGGCCGTCCTCGGCGATCAACCGGTCGAACTCGGCGTCGCTGACGAAGTGGTAGTGCACCCCGTCGACCTCACCGGGCCGGCGCCGGCGGGTGGTGGCCGACACCGACACCCAGACCTCGGGGTGCCGGCGCCGGACCTCCGCCACGACCGTGCCCTTGCCGACCCCCGAGGGGCCGGAGAGCACGGTCAGCCGCGCCGGGGGGTGTTCAACGGCAGCAGGTGCCACGCGTCGTCGTCCTCGACCTCCGGTGCCTGGTCCTGCGGGTCAGCTCTCGACGGGTACCTGCTCGGCGGCGACCTTCTCGCCGCCGAACTCCGACTCGAGGGCCCGGCGCTGGTTGGCACCCAGACCGCGCACCCGGCGGGTCGGGGAGATCTCGAGCCGCTCCATGATCTTCGCAGCCCGCGCCTTGCCGACGCCGGGCAGGGACTCGAGCACCGCGGAGACGCGCATCTTGCCGATCACCTCGTCGGTCTCGCCCTGGCGCAGGACGTCGCCGACCGTGGCGCCCTTGCTCTTGAGCCGCTCGCGCAGCTCGGCTCGGGCCTTGCGGGCGGCCGCCGCCTTCTCGAGAGCCGCGGCACGCTGTTCGGGGGACAGGTCAGGGAGGGGCATGGTGCGACCCAATCTGTCGTCGCCGGCCATCGGTGCGGCCGGCGGGGCTCTGGCTGTGTCGGGGGCAGGACTCGCTGCTGAGCCTGCTCGCCAACCTAGCTCTCGCCATATGCGCAGGTCACGCGGGACTGAACCTCGGTTTCACGCTTCCCGTGAGCTACCCGTGACGCTGGGTCGCCACCTGCGTTCACCCACGGTCATCCTCGCAGCTCAGGAACGGGTGCGGCGTGATCCGGTACCGGAACACTCCCGGCCGGGCCCGCTCCGACACGCCGGTGCGACACGCCGGGCACCTCGGGAAACGTGCTGGTGAGCGGCGGCACCGACCGGTCAGGCGGAGGTCGCCCGCCTCCGCCGGCCGAGCGCCCAGCCCCCCACGGCGGCCGGCAGCAGGCAGCCCGCGGCGGCCAGGGCCAGGCCGGTCAGCTGCGCCGGGGTCCACACGACCGCGTCGTCGTACGTGAGCGTCAGCGTGCTCGAGTAGGCGTCCGCCGGCAGCGGCTCGTAGCTGCCTCCGTACACGACCTCCTCGACCCCGTCCGGGCCCGCGCCGCGCCCGCGAACAGCAGCGCACCGGCCACGAGGAGCAGCACGCCGAGCCCGGTGAGCAGCCAGGGCGCCGCACGTGTCACCCGGTGAGCTCCGCGGCCCAGCGCTCCGCGGCCGCGCGCAGCCCGGCCGGGTCCGGGCCGGCGGCGAGCACGTCGCGCGACACGGTAGGCACGACGGCGGTGCCGCGGCCGAACAGCCGGCGCAGGTCGGCCGCCGAGCCGCCCTGCGCGCCCAGCCCCGGGGCGAGCACCGGGCCGCCGAGGCCGGTGAGGTCCACGTCGAGCTCGGGCAGCGTGGCCCCGACGACGACGCCGAAGGACCCGGTCGCCGGCCCGAACCGGCTCGCCACGTCCCGCACGGCGCCGGGGTCGGGCAGCGGGTCGCCGACGACCCAGCCCGGCGTGTTCCAGCCGCGCACGGTGTCGACGACGACCTGTGCGACCGACCGGCCGTCCACCACCGCGTGCTGCAGCGTGCCGGCGTCCGGGTTCGACGTGCGCGCCAGCACGAACAGCCCCCCGCCGTACTGCCGGGCGGTGTCGACGGCCGGCTGCAGCGAGCCGGGACCGAGGTAGGGGCTGACGGTCAGGGCGTCCGCGGCGAGCAGGTGGTCGGGCCGCAGCACGTCGGCGTAGGCGTCCATGGTCGAGCCGATGTCGCCGCGCTTGGCGTCGAGCAGCACGAGGGCACCCGCGGCGCGGGCGCGGGCGACGCCGTCCTCCAGCACGGCCAGGCCCCGCGAGCCGTGCCGCTCGTAGAACGCCAGCTGGGGCTTGAGGACGGCGACGGTGCCGGCGAGGGCCTCGACGACGGTGTCGGTGAACCGGGCCAGGCCCTCGGGGTCGTCGGGCAGCCCCCAGCGCTCCAGCAGCGGGGCGTGCGGGTCGATGCCCACGCACAGCGGCCCGCGGGCGGCGACGGCGTCGGCGAGCCGGTGGCCGAAGGGGGCGCTCACCGGGCCGGCTGCAGCGCGCGCGGCAGCGTCTCCCCCAGCGCGGCGACGCAGTCGCGGGCGAGGAACGGGGCGGCGAAGGCCCCGGACGCCGACTGCACGGCGTCCGCCCCGAGGGCGAACAGCGCTGCGAAGGACGCCGGGTCGGTGACCCCGCCCATCGCCAGGACGTCGAAGTGCCGGCCGCCGGCGTCGCGCAGGGCGACCAGCCGGCGGGTGAAGTCCAGCGCGGAGTCGCGCACCGCGGCCCCGGACAGCCCGGCGAGCTCGCGACCGGGGAAGGTCGGCTCCCCGTCGCTGCGACGCACCCGGCTCTGCAGGGTGTTGATGCCCGCGATGCCGTCGACGAGCGGCGCGAGCCTCGGCACCAGCGCCTCCAGCCGCGCCCCGTCGAGCCAGGACAGCTTGGCGACCAGCCCGGTCCGGTCGTCCAGCGCGCGGCGCACGCCCTCGACCACGGCGACGGTCGCGCCGGCGTCCAGGCACAGCGGCGGCTTCACGCCGGCGGCGGTCGACGTGCTGAGCGTGTTGGGGCAGGACAGGTTGAGCTCGACGACGCTCGCGCCGGCCTCCTGCGCCAGCCGCGCGGTGGCGGCGAAGTCGTCGACCAGGCCGGTCCCGTCGCCCTCCCCCATCACGCTGACCAGCAGCAGCTGGTCGTCGTCGACCGCGGCGAGGGACCGCTCCAGGTCGGCCATCCACTGCTCGGGTGCCAGGGAGGGGACGCCGAAGGAGTTGACCGTGCTGACGTCCGGCGAGCCGGGGGCCACCCAGTCCCACGGGTCGGCGGTGACCTCGGCGGCCGCGCCCGGCGGCAGGCTCTGCGCCTGCCGCGCCGCGAACACCCAGTTCGGCTGGGCGTTGGGCTCGTGCGCCCGGCTGCGGACGGTCTTGTAGGTCAGCACGCTGTAGCCGTTGCGGGCGAAGTGGCGGACCCACTCCTCGCCGCCGTTGAGCACGCAGGCGGGCACGCCGATCGGGAAGCCGACGTCCCGGCCGAGCACCCGCCAGCGGCGGTCCCCGGCCCGCGGCCGCTCGGCCAGCCGCGGCCCCAGCGGCCTCGCGAGGTTGTCGCGGTAGGAGCCCAGGACGTCGTAGGCCGGTGTCGGCACCCCGTAGGCGGCCAGCACCCCGGCGTGCCCGGCGAGGAACAGCACGCGGGTGAGCAGCGGCAGGTCGCCCTCGCCGCCCTCCCCGGCGGCGAGGCGCCCGGCCAGCCCGCGGGCCGCCGCGGCCAGCGCGTCGAGCTCCGGCTGCGGCGGCCGGGCGAAGCGGGTCACCCCGGCGAGGAATGCCTCGGGCAGGCCGTCCACGAGACCGCGGGCGACCAGCTCCTCCCGGACTCGCCGGACCGCCTCCCCGGCCGCCGCCGTCACGAGCGGGTCGCCTGCGCCGCGGCCAGCGTGGCGTGGACCTCCTGCAGGCTGCGCACCCCGATGTCGTCGCCGCGCAGCGCCTCGATGCCCTGGACGGCGGCCGCCATCCCCTGCACGGTCGTGATGCACGGGACGCCCTGGCTCACTGCCGCCGTGCGGATCTCGTAGCCGTCCAGCCGCGGGCCGCTGTTGCCCGGCGACCCGAAGGGGGTGTTGACGACGATGTCGACCTCGCCGGCCAGGATCTTCTCAACCACGTTGCCGGGGCCCTCGCTGTACTTGCCGACCACCTCGCAGGCCACCCCGTTGCGCCGCAGCACCTGCGCGGTGCCGACGGTGGCCAGCACCCGGAAACCGAGGTCGGCCAGCCGCTTGATCGGGAACACTGCCGAGCGCTTGTCCCGGTTGGCCAGCGAGACGAAGACGGTCCCGGCTGTCGGCAGCGAGCCGTAGGCGGCGGCCTGCGACTTGGCGAACGCGGTGCCGAACTCGGCGTCCAGGCCCATGACCTCGCCGGTGGACTTCATCTCCGGCGACAGCACGGTGTCCACGCCGTGCCCGTCGACCGTACGGAACCGGTGGAAGGGCAGCACGGCTTCCTTGACCGCGATCGGCGCGTGCTCGGGCAGGTCGGTGCCGTCACCGGTGAGCGGCAGCACGCCGGCCGCCCGCAGGTCGGCGATTGTCTCGCCGACCGCGATCCGGGCGGCCGCCTTGGCCAGCTGGACGGCCGTCGCCTTGGAGACGAACGGAACCGTGCGGCTGGCCCGCGGATTGGCCTCGATCACGTAGAGGATGTCGTCCTTGATCGCGTACTGGACGTTGACCAGCCCCCGCACGCCGATACGGGCCGCCAGCTTCTCCGTGGCGGCGCGGATCTTGAGCAGGTCCGCCGAGCCCAGCGTGATCGGCGGCAGGGCGCACGCCGAGTCGCCGGAGTGGATGCCGGCCTCCTCGATGTGCTCCATGACCCCGCCGAGGTAGAGGTCGCTGCCGTCGTAGAGCGCGTCGACGTCGATCTCGACGGCGTCCTCCAGGAACCGGTCCACCAGCACTGGGTGGGCGGCGCTGACGTCGGTCGCCTTGGCGATGTAGGCCTCGAGGGTCGCCTCGTCGTAGACGATCTCCATGCCGCGGCCACCGAGCACGTAGGACGGCCGGACGAGAACCGGGTAGCCGATCGTCGCTGCGATCTGGCGTGCCTCGGCGAACGTCGTCGCCGTGCCGTGCTTGGGCGCGAGCAGCCCCGTGTCGGCCAGCACCCGCGAGAAGGCTCCGCGGTGCTCGGCGTCGTCGATGGCCTCCGGCGAGGTGCCCAGCACGGGGACGCCGGCGTCCTTGAGCCGCTGCGCGAGGCCCAGCGGCGTCTGCCCGCCCAGGGTGCAGATGACCCCGGCCACCGGGCCGGCGGCGCGCTCGGCCTCGACCACCTCGAGGACGTCCTCGAAGGTCAACGGCTCGAAGTACAGCCGGTCGGCGGTGTCGTAGTCGGTGGAGACGGTCTCGGGGTTGCAGTTGACCATCACCGCCTCGTAGCCGGCGTCCTGCAGCGCCATGACGGCGTGCACGCAGGAGTAGTCGAACTCGATGCCCTGCCCGATCCGGTTGGGCCCCGAGCCCAGGATCAGCACGGCCGGCTTCTCCCGCGGCTCGACCTCGGTCTCCTCGTCGTAGGAGGAGTAGTGGTAGGGCGTGCGGGCGGCGAACTCCGCGGCGCAGGTGTCGACGGTCTTGTAGACCGGCCGCACACCCAGCCGCCGGCGCAGCGTCCGGACGCCGTCCTCCCCGGCCAGCTCGGGGCGCAGCGCGGCGATCTGCCGGTCGGACAACCCGTGCCGTTTGGCCCGGCGCAGCAGCTCCGCCGTCAGGGACGGCGCGTCCCGGACCTCGGCGCCGACCTCGCCGACCAGCGCGATCTGGTCGACGAACCACGGGTCGAAGCCGCTGGCCTCGGCGACCTGCTCGACGGTGGCCCCGGCCCGCAGCGCGGCCTCGGCCACGTAGAGCCGCCCGTCGACCGGCGTGCGCAGGGCCTCCAGCAGCTGCTCGGCGCCGCGCCCGTCGTCCGGCCCGGTCCAGAAGCCGGCCACCTTCGTCTCGGTGGACCGCATCGCCTTGCCCAGCGCCTCGGGGAAGTTGCGGCCCATCGACATGACCTCGCCGACGCTCTTCATCGTCGTGGTCAGCCGCGGGTCGGCGCCGGGGAACTTCTCGAAGGCGAACCGCGGGATCTTGACGACGACGTAGTCCAGCGTCGGCTCGAAGGCGGCCGGGGTGACGCCGGTGATGTCGTTGGTGATCTCGTCGAGGGTGTAGCCGATGGCCAGCTTCGCGGCGATCTTGGCGATCGGGAACCCGGTGGCCTTGGACGCCAGCGCGCTCGACCGGGACACCCGCGGGTTCATCTCGATGACGACCAGCCGGCCGTCGGCCGGGTTGACGGCGAACTGGATGTTGCAGCCGCCGGTGTCGACGCCGACCTCGCGCAGCACCGCGATGCCGACGTCGCGCATCCGCTGGTACTCGCGGTCGGTGAGGGTCATCGCCGGGGCGACCGTGACCGAGTCGCCGGTGTGCACGCCCATCGCGTCGATGTTCTCGATCGAGCAGACGACGACCACGTTGTCGCTGCGGTCGCGCATCAGCTCGAGCTCGTACTCCTTCCAACCGAGCACCGACTCCTCGATGAGGACGGTGTGCACCGGGGAGTCGGCCAGGCCGTGCGAGGCCATGCGGCGCAGCGACGCCTCGTCGGTGGCGAAGCCCGAGCCGAGGCCGCCCATCGTGAAGCTCGGCCGGATGACGACCGGGTAGCCGACCTCGGCGGCGGTCTCCAGGGCCTCCTCGACCGACGCGCACACCCGCGAGCGCGGGGCGTCGGCGCCGATGGACCGCACGATGTCCTTGAACATCTGCCGGTCCTCGCCGCGGTTGATCGCGTCGACGTCGGCGCCGATCAGCCGGACGCCGTACCGCTCCAGCACGCCGTTCTCGTACAGGCCGATGGCGATGTTGAGCGCGGTCTGCCCGCCGAGGGTGGCCAGCAGCGCGTCGGGGCGCTCCTTGGCGATGACCTTCTCCACGAACTCCGGCGTCAGCGGCTCGACGTAGGTGGCGTCGGCGATCTCCGGGTCGGTCATGATCGTCGCCGGGTTGCTGTTGACCAGGCTGACCCGCAGCCCCTCGGCCTTGAGCACCCGGCAGGCCTGCGTGCCGGAGTAGTCGAACTCGGCGGCCTGGCCGATGAGGATCGGCCCGGAGCCGATCACCATCACGTGGTGGATGTCGCTGCGCTTGGGCATGTCAGGCCTTCTCCCCCGTGCTGTGCTCCACGACGGGAGGCGGGCTGACGGCGTCCCCGCCGTCGCGGGTGGTCTCCATGAGGTCCACGAAGCGCTGGAACAGCGGCGCGGCGTCGTGCGGCCCGGCAGCGGACTCCGGGTGGAACTGCACGCTGAACGCCGGGACGTCGAGGCAGCGCAGCCCCTCGACGACGTCGTCGTTGAGGCCGACGTGGCTGACCTCGACCTGCCCGTAGGGGGTGCCGGTCGGCCGGTCCAGCGGCGCGTCGACGGCGAAGCCGTGGTTGTGGCTGGTGACCCGCACCGTGCCGCTGACCCGGTCGAGCACCGGCTGGTTCAGGCCGCGGTGGCCGAAGCGCAGCTTGTAGGTGCCCAGGCCCAGCGCCCGGCCGAGGATCTGGTTGCCGAAGCAGATGCCGAACAGCGGCCGGCGGGCGTCGAGCACCCCGCGCACCGCCTCGACCGCGTAGTCGGCGGCCGCGGGGTCGCCGGGACCGTTGGAGAGGAAGACCCCGTCGGGGCCGTGCTCCAGCAGGTCCGCCGCGGTCGCGGTCGCGGGCAGCACGTGGGTCTCCACGCCGAGCTCGGCCAGGTGCCGCGGCGTGGCGGTCTTGATGCCCAGGTCGAGCGCGGCGATGGTGAACCGCCGCTCCCCCACCGCCGGGACGACGTAGGGGCCGTTGGCAGTGACCGCGGGCGCGAGGTCCGCGCCGCTCATGCTCTCCGAGTCGCGCACCCGGGTCAGCAGCTCCTCGACGGGGAGACCCTCGCTGCTGATGCCGGCGCGCATGGCGCCGCGCTCGCGCAGGTGGCGGGTCAGCGCGCGGGTGTCGATGCCGCTGATGCCGACGACGCCCTGCTCGGCCAGCTCGTCGTCCAGGCTGCCGGTGGCGCGCCAGTTCGCCGGGCGTCGGGCGGGGTCGCGGACGACGAAGCCGGCCACCCACATGCGGCGGCTCTCGTCGTCCTCCTGGTTCACGCCGGTGTTGCCGATGTGCGGTGCGGTCATCACCACGATCTGGCGGGCGTAGCTCGGGTCGGTCAGCGTCTCCTGGTAGCCGGTCATCCCGGTGGCGAACACCGCCTCACCCAGCGTCGTCCCGACCGCGCCGTAGGCCTCGCCGCGGAACGTGCGCCCGTCCTCGAGCACGAGGATCGCGCCGGTCACCGGACCACCGCCGTCCGGGGCGGGATCTGCACACCGGTCGTCTCCGGGGCCCTGGAGACGGCGAGTGTGCAGATCTCGCCGCCGGGGAGCTGGTGCCTCACTTCTGTGCCTTCCCGTCCAGAACGGTCGGGACGCCCCGCAGGAACGTCGCGACCACCCGACCGGGCAGCTCCCGGCCGGCATAGGGGCTGTTGCGGCTGCGGCTGGCCAGCGCGGCGGGGTCGACGACCGCGCGCGTGCCCGGGTCCAGCAGCAGCAGGTTGGCGGGCTCACCCGCTGCGAGCGGGCGGCCGTGGCCGTCGAGCCGGCCGATGGCGGCCGGGCGGGCCGACATGCGGTCGGCGACGCCGCGCCAGTCGAGCAGGCCCGTCTCCACCATCGTCGCGACGACGACCGACAGCGCCTGCTCCAGGCCGAGCATCCCCGGGCGGGCGCTGGCCCACTCGGTCTCCTTGTCCTCGACCGCGTGCGGCGCGTGGTCGGTGGCGACGGCGTCGATCACGCCCTCGGCGAGACCGGCGCGCAGCGCCTGCACGTCGGCGTCGGTGCGCAGCGGCGGGTTCACCTTGAAGACGGGGTCGTAGCCCTCGGCGCACTCGTCGGTGAGCAGCAGGTGGTGCGGGGTCACCTCGGCGGTCACCTGCACGCCGCGGGACCTGGCCCAGCGGAGGATCTCCACCGAGCCCGCGGTCGATACGTGGCAGACGTGCAGCCGCGCGCCGACGTGGTCGGCGAGCAGCACGTCGCGGGCGATGATCGCCTCCTCGGCCGCGGCCGGCCAGCCGGTCAGGCCGAGGCGGGCCGAGCGGTCGCCCTCGTGCATCTGGGCGCCCACGGTCAGCCGCGGCTCCTCGGCGTGCTGGGCGACGACGCCGCCCAGCGCCTTGACGTACTCCAGCGCGCGGCGCATCAGCGCCGGGTCGGCGACGCAGTGCCCGTCGTCGGAGAAGACCCGCACCCGGGCGGCGGAGTCGGCCATCGCGCCCAGCTCGGCCAGCCGCTCACCCGCGAGCCCGACGGTCACCGCACCGACGGGGACGACGTCCACCAGGCCGGCCTGCTGGCCGAGGCGCCACACCTGCTCGACCACGCCGGCGGTGTCGGCGACCGGGTCGGTGTTGGCCATGGCGTGCACCGCGGTGTAGCCGCCGAGCGCCGCCGCGCGGCTGCCGGTCTCGACGGTCTCGGCGTCCTCCCGGCCGGGCTCGCGCAGGTGGGTGTGCAGGTCGACCAGGCCGGGCAGCGCGACCAGCCCGGCGGCGTCGACCACCTCGGCGCCGGTCGCGGTGAGGTCCTCGCCGATCGCGGCGATCCGGCCGTCCTCGACGAGGATGTCGGCGGCGTCCTCGCCGTAGGGCTTCGCGCCCTTGATGAGCAGCGTCACGAGGGAGCGCCTCCCAGCAGCAGGTAGAGCACGGCCATGCGCACGGAGACCCCGTTGCCGACCTGCTCGACGATCGTGGAGCGGGCGGAGTCGGCCACCTCGGCGGCGATCTCCATCCCGCGGTTCATCGGGCCCGGGTGCATGACGATCGCGTCGTCGCCCAGGGCCCCCATCCGGCGCGCGTCCAGGCCGTAGCGGCGGCTGTACTCGCGGGCGCTGGGGAAGTAGGAGGCGTTCATCCGTTCGGCCTGCACCCGCAGCATCATTACCACGTCGGCCTTGGGCAGGACGGCGTCCAGGTCGTACGAGACCTCCGCCGGCCAGCTGCCGACACCGACCGGCAGCAGGGTCGGCGGCGCGACCAGGGTGACCTCGGCGCCGAGGGTGTGCAGCAGCCGCACGTTGGAGCGGGCCACCCGGCTGTGCAGCACGTCGCCGACCACCGCCACGCGCACGCCCTCCAGCCGGCCCAGGCGGTGCCGGATCGTGTAGGAGTCCAGCAGCGCCTGGGTGGGGTGCTCGTGGGTGCCGTCGCCGGCGTTGACCACGCTGCCGCGCACCCAGGTGGCCAGCCGGTGCGGTGCGCCCGAGGCCGAATGCCGGACGACGATCGCGTCGGAGCCCATCGCCTCCAGCGTCAGCGCGGTGTCCTTGAGGCTCTCGCCCTTGGACACGCTGCTGCCCTTGGCGGAGAAGTTGAGGACGTCGGCCGACAGCCGCTTGGCCGCCAGCTCGAAGGAGATCCGGGTGCGGGTGGAGTCCTCGTAGAAGAGGTTGACCACCGTCCGGCCGCGCAGCGTCGGCAGCTTCTTGACCTCGCGGCCGGCCAGCGCCTGGTCGATCTGCGCGGCGGTGTCGAGCACCAGCGTCGCGTCGGCGCGGTCCAGGTCGGCCGCCTCCAGCAGGTGGCGCTTCACCGGTCCTCTCCCTCCGTCACCAGCACCTCGTCGACGCCGTCGATCTCGGCCAGCCGGACCCGCACCGACTGGCCGCGGGCGGTCGGCAGGTTCTTGCCCACGTAGTCGGCGCGGATGGGCAGCTCGCGGTGGCCGCGGTCGACCAGCACCGCCAGCTGGACCGCGCGCGGGCGGCCGAGGTCGCGCAGCGCGTCGAGCGCCGCGCGCACCGACCGGCCCGAGTACAGGACGTCGTCGACCAGGACGACCAGCCGGCCGTCGATGCCGCTCTCGGGCAGGACGGTCTCCTCCAGCGCGCGGACGCCGCGCATCCGCAGGTCGTCGCGGTACAGGGTGATGTCGACGGTGCCGACGTCGACCGGGCTGCCGGAAAATGCCTCCACCCGGGCGGCCAGCCGGCGGGCCAGCGGGGCGCCACGGGTCGGGATGCCGACGAGGACCAGGTCGGCGAGGCCGCCGGCTGCGTCGTCGTCCGCCCCGCCACCCCCGGCGCACTTCTCGATGAGCTGGTGGGCCATCCGGTCGACCACGCGGGTCACGTCGGCGGCGGAGAGCACTGCGGACGGTGCATCGCTCCGGGCAGGCTCGG
Proteins encoded:
- the pyrR gene encoding bifunctional pyr operon transcriptional regulator/uracil phosphoribosyltransferase PyrR, giving the protein MARQPEPARSDAPSAVLSAADVTRVVDRMAHQLIEKCAGGGGADDDAAGGLADLVLVGIPTRGAPLARRLAARVEAFSGSPVDVGTVDITLYRDDLRMRGVRALEETVLPESGIDGRLVVLVDDVLYSGRSVRAALDALRDLGRPRAVQLAVLVDRGHRELPIRADYVGKNLPTARGQSVRVRLAEIDGVDEVLVTEGEDR
- a CDS encoding aspartate carbamoyltransferase catalytic subunit; this translates as MKRHLLEAADLDRADATLVLDTAAQIDQALAGREVKKLPTLRGRTVVNLFYEDSTRTRISFELAAKRLSADVLNFSAKGSSVSKGESLKDTALTLEAMGSDAIVVRHSASGAPHRLATWVRGSVVNAGDGTHEHPTQALLDSYTIRHRLGRLEGVRVAVVGDVLHSRVARSNVRLLHTLGAEVTLVAPPTLLPVGVGSWPAEVSYDLDAVLPKADVVMMLRVQAERMNASYFPSAREYSRRYGLDARRMGALGDDAIVMHPGPMNRGMEIAAEVADSARSTIVEQVGNGVSVRMAVLYLLLGGAPS
- the carA gene encoding glutamine-hydrolyzing carbamoyl-phosphate synthase small subunit, which encodes MTGAILVLEDGRTFRGEAYGAVGTTLGEAVFATGMTGYQETLTDPSYARQIVVMTAPHIGNTGVNQEDDESRRMWVAGFVVRDPARRPANWRATGSLDDELAEQGVVGISGIDTRALTRHLRERGAMRAGISSEGLPVEELLTRVRDSESMSGADLAPAVTANGPYVVPAVGERRFTIAALDLGIKTATPRHLAELGVETHVLPATATAADLLEHGPDGVFLSNGPGDPAAADYAVEAVRGVLDARRPLFGICFGNQILGRALGLGTYKLRFGHRGLNQPVLDRVSGTVRVTSHNHGFAVDAPLDRPTGTPYGQVEVSHVGLNDDVVEGLRCLDVPAFSVQFHPESAAGPHDAAPLFQRFVDLMETTRDGGDAVSPPPVVEHSTGEKA
- a CDS encoding dihydroorotase; its protein translation is MTLLIKGAKPYGEDAADILVEDGRIAAIGEDLTATGAEVVDAAGLVALPGLVDLHTHLREPGREDAETVETGSRAAALGGYTAVHAMANTDPVADTAGVVEQVWRLGQQAGLVDVVPVGAVTVGLAGERLAELGAMADSAARVRVFSDDGHCVADPALMRRALEYVKALGGVVAQHAEEPRLTVGAQMHEGDRSARLGLTGWPAAAEEAIIARDVLLADHVGARLHVCHVSTAGSVEILRWARSRGVQVTAEVTPHHLLLTDECAEGYDPVFKVNPPLRTDADVQALRAGLAEGVIDAVATDHAPHAVEDKETEWASARPGMLGLEQALSVVVATMVETGLLDWRGVADRMSARPAAIGRLDGHGRPLAAGEPANLLLLDPGTRAVVDPAALASRSRNSPYAGRELPGRVVATFLRGVPTVLDGKAQK